The following proteins are encoded in a genomic region of Deinococcus betulae:
- a CDS encoding GGDEF domain-containing protein, protein MNLALLHSLFVNLSVLVTFSFLLSLTYRAWPPPPGWQLKSLRLGLTVLTTTVLYLMATPEASGARIELSLVPVALMTLRYGGWLGVLVGLPSSLLPLAGPAHDALPSVLNLLAVVGLTHALRWTLNMEDAKGSLQRYGWAVGLIFLPIEWPRLLLDDAETLMRVYLPALAFHLVGFWLCATMITSRVALLQSRDQFRLQALQDALCGLPNRRQFELDLPLTEPGDALLLIDLDHFKRVNDEFGHPVGDEVLAAVGRVLADTLRGRDRAYRYGGEEFAVILRRVPGDQLPQIAGRLRAAVSALQFAPPLGGVTVSVGGASFGPWSSTRTLWQADEALYHVKQSGRNGVRIAAPTAGLPPAEELEAWLRQSPGAVSGDG, encoded by the coding sequence GTGAATCTCGCCCTGCTGCATAGCCTCTTTGTCAACCTCAGCGTGCTGGTCACGTTTTCTTTTCTGCTGAGCCTGACCTACCGTGCCTGGCCGCCGCCGCCCGGCTGGCAGCTCAAGTCCCTGCGCCTGGGCCTGACCGTGCTGACCACCACCGTGCTGTATCTGATGGCCACGCCCGAAGCGTCGGGCGCCCGCATCGAGCTGAGCCTGGTGCCCGTGGCCCTGATGACGCTGCGCTATGGAGGCTGGCTGGGGGTGCTGGTGGGCCTGCCGTCGTCCCTGCTGCCGCTGGCTGGCCCCGCCCACGACGCCCTGCCCAGCGTCCTCAATTTGCTAGCGGTGGTGGGGCTGACTCACGCTCTGCGCTGGACCCTGAATATGGAAGATGCCAAGGGGTCTTTGCAGCGCTACGGCTGGGCGGTGGGCCTGATCTTTCTGCCTATCGAGTGGCCCCGGCTGCTTCTGGACGACGCCGAGACCCTGATGCGCGTGTATCTGCCCGCACTGGCCTTTCATCTGGTGGGCTTCTGGCTGTGCGCCACCATGATTACCAGCCGTGTGGCCCTACTGCAAAGCCGCGACCAGTTCCGGCTTCAGGCGCTGCAAGACGCCCTGTGTGGTCTGCCCAACCGCCGCCAATTCGAGCTGGACCTGCCTCTGACTGAGCCCGGCGACGCCCTGCTCCTGATTGATCTGGACCATTTCAAGCGCGTGAACGATGAGTTTGGGCATCCGGTGGGCGATGAGGTGCTGGCGGCTGTCGGGCGCGTGCTGGCCGACACCCTGCGGGGCCGGGACCGCGCCTACCGCTACGGCGGCGAGGAATTTGCCGTGATTCTGCGGCGGGTGCCGGGTGACCAGCTGCCGCAGATTGCAGGGCGCCTGCGCGCGGCGGTGTCGGCCCTTCAGTTTGCGCCGCCGCTGGGGGGCGTGACCGTGTCGGTGGGCGGGGCGTCCTTTGGGCCGTGGTCCAGCACGCGCACGCTGTGGCAGGCTGACGAGGCGCTCTATCACGTAAAACAGTCGGGGCGCAACGGCGTGCGGATTGCGGCCCCCACCGCAGGGCTGCCGCCCGCCGAGGAGCTGGAGGCCTGGCTGCGTCAGTCGCCGGGAGCAGTGAGTGGGGATGGATAG
- the cobT gene encoding nicotinate-nucleotide--dimethylbenzimidazole phosphoribosyltransferase, with translation MTADYPHTAGALRDLIDHLPDPCPDALARAAERQDQLTKPRGALGDLEALAIRLAGVFGTERPHAQGAAVIVAAGDHGVTCEGVSAYPPEVTPAMLANFLAETEAGPGGAAVNALARATGTRVYVMDAGVNADLPDHPGLIRAALRRGSRNLRVESAMTEEETRQLILAGARVARQAIEDGADFLIPGEMGIGNTTPAAAITARMLGAAPEAVTGRGTGVDDERLSHKVAVVRAALERSPVTDPLAVLAEFGGYEIAAMLGMMLQAARERRAVILDGFVEGSAALIGVALNPKLRHFLFPAGECAERGHRAQLDHLGLKPMFNLGLRLGEGTGGVLAVPLLRGAAATLREMRTFEEAGIAAG, from the coding sequence ATGACTGCCGATTATCCCCATACCGCTGGCGCGCTGCGTGACCTGATTGACCACCTTCCCGACCCCTGCCCCGACGCTCTGGCGCGGGCCGCCGAACGCCAGGACCAGCTCACCAAGCCGCGCGGTGCCCTGGGCGACCTGGAAGCGCTGGCCATCCGGCTGGCCGGGGTGTTTGGCACGGAGCGCCCGCACGCCCAGGGGGCCGCCGTCATCGTGGCCGCCGGCGACCACGGCGTGACCTGCGAGGGTGTGAGCGCCTATCCGCCAGAGGTGACCCCCGCCATGCTCGCCAATTTCCTGGCCGAAACGGAAGCTGGTCCGGGGGGCGCGGCCGTCAACGCCCTTGCCCGCGCCACTGGTACGCGCGTATACGTCATGGACGCAGGCGTCAATGCCGATTTGCCGGACCATCCGGGCCTCATCCGGGCCGCCCTGCGGCGCGGCAGCCGCAACCTGCGGGTGGAAAGCGCCATGACCGAAGAGGAAACCCGGCAGCTGATTCTGGCCGGAGCGCGCGTCGCCCGGCAGGCCATTGAGGACGGCGCGGACTTTCTTATTCCCGGAGAGATGGGGATTGGCAACACCACACCGGCTGCCGCCATCACAGCCCGGATGCTGGGGGCTGCGCCGGAAGCTGTGACTGGGCGCGGGACGGGCGTGGATGACGAGCGCCTGAGTCATAAGGTGGCCGTGGTGCGCGCCGCCCTTGAGCGCAGCCCGGTGACGGACCCGCTGGCCGTGCTGGCCGAATTTGGTGGCTACGAGATTGCCGCCATGCTCGGGATGATGCTGCAAGCCGCGCGCGAGCGGCGCGCCGTGATTCTGGACGGCTTTGTAGAGGGCAGCGCGGCCCTGATTGGCGTAGCGCTCAATCCGAAACTGCGCCACTTTCTTTTTCCGGCTGGCGAGTGTGCCGAACGCGGCCACCGCGCCCAGCTGGACCACCTTGGTCTCAAACCCATGTTTAACCTGGGCCTGCGGCTCGGTGAGGGAACGGGTGGCGTGCTAGCCGTTCCTCTGCTGCGCGGCGCCGCCGCCACCCTGCGCGAGATGCGAACCTTTGAGGAGGCCGGCATTGCTGCGGGGTAG
- the cobU gene encoding bifunctional adenosylcobinamide kinase/adenosylcobinamide-phosphate guanylyltransferase, which translates to MIEADTRPGRLIFVTGGARSGKSRFAEGLAAGSGLPVTYLATAQALDGEMADRIARHRADRPAGWLTVEEPVHLRAALQDVQTPVVLIDCLSLWVSNLLLADWTEDHLASATADLLDAALSRPGLSIVVTNEVGLGIVPDNALARRYRDVLGRANQACAASSHEAWLLVSGLPLKLRG; encoded by the coding sequence GTGATTGAGGCAGACACTCGGCCGGGCCGCCTCATCTTCGTGACGGGCGGCGCGCGCAGTGGCAAAAGCCGTTTTGCCGAAGGACTGGCGGCCGGGTCAGGTCTGCCCGTCACCTACCTGGCCACTGCTCAGGCCCTGGACGGCGAGATGGCTGACCGCATTGCCCGCCACCGCGCCGACCGCCCCGCCGGGTGGCTGACTGTCGAGGAGCCGGTGCACCTGAGAGCAGCCCTTCAAGACGTCCAGACGCCTGTGGTGCTGATTGATTGCCTGAGCCTGTGGGTCAGCAACTTGCTGCTGGCCGACTGGACCGAGGACCACCTGGCCAGCGCCACGGCGGACCTGCTGGACGCCGCCCTGAGCCGCCCCGGCCTGAGCATCGTGGTGACCAACGAGGTGGGCCTCGGGATCGTGCCCGACAATGCGCTGGCCCGGCGCTACCGCGATGTGCTGGGCCGCGCCAATCAGGCCTGCGCGGCCAGCAGTCATGAAGCCTGGCTGCTGGTCAGCGGCCTTCCCCTGAAACTGAGAGGTTGA
- a CDS encoding cobyric acid synthase, whose amino-acid sequence MVQGCTSNAGKSYLCAALCRALANEGYRVAPFKAQNMSNNAGVTPHGQAGGGLEMGRAQLVQARAARVVPDVRMNPVLLKPEADTRSQVVLLGRVEPEITALPWRERKPRLWPFVQQALHSLLAEYDLVVIEGAGSPAEVNLRSSDIVNMRVALEAQASVLLAADIDRGGAFAHLLGTWHCLTPEERTLLKGFILNRFRGDARLLAPAPEWLQAQTGVPTLGVVPWLHIPLPEEDGVALDRSGVALDPSAGFVAIARLPRVSNLDEFAPLGERARWVSTPAELEGARAVILPGSKSTAADLRWLRESGLAAATTRLAGQGLPVFGVCGGLQMLGQTLSDPLGVEGGASVPGLGLLDLHTDFALDKTTLNTDITDPETGYALSGYEIHHGQTRSGPQVQELVPGRLWRQGNVRGTYLHGLLENPAYLERFLGWAGLPAPRELDSLDARLDAIAAQVKASMDWDFVRGLL is encoded by the coding sequence ATGGTGCAGGGCTGCACCAGCAATGCCGGAAAATCGTATCTGTGCGCGGCGCTGTGCCGCGCGCTGGCCAATGAGGGTTACCGGGTCGCGCCGTTCAAGGCCCAGAACATGAGCAACAACGCCGGGGTGACGCCGCACGGTCAGGCCGGCGGAGGCCTGGAGATGGGCCGCGCCCAGCTGGTCCAGGCCCGCGCCGCGCGGGTGGTGCCCGACGTGCGCATGAACCCGGTGCTGCTCAAGCCGGAAGCCGATACCCGCAGTCAGGTGGTGCTGCTTGGGCGGGTGGAGCCTGAAATCACCGCCCTGCCCTGGCGTGAGCGCAAGCCCCGCCTGTGGCCCTTCGTGCAGCAGGCGCTTCACAGCCTGCTGGCCGAATACGACTTGGTCGTCATTGAGGGGGCGGGCAGTCCCGCCGAAGTGAACCTGAGAAGCAGCGACATCGTGAATATGCGGGTGGCGCTTGAGGCCCAGGCCAGCGTGCTGCTGGCCGCCGACATTGACCGGGGCGGCGCGTTCGCGCATCTGCTGGGCACCTGGCACTGCCTGACCCCTGAGGAACGCACGCTCCTCAAGGGCTTTATCCTCAACCGCTTCCGGGGAGACGCCCGGCTGCTCGCGCCCGCGCCCGAGTGGCTTCAGGCGCAGACCGGCGTGCCCACCCTGGGCGTGGTGCCGTGGCTGCACATCCCGCTCCCCGAGGAAGATGGGGTGGCGCTGGACCGGTCTGGCGTGGCCTTGGACCCGTCCGCAGGCTTCGTGGCGATCGCCCGCCTGCCGCGCGTGTCTAATCTCGACGAGTTTGCGCCGCTGGGCGAGCGGGCGCGCTGGGTGTCCACCCCAGCCGAGCTGGAAGGGGCGCGGGCGGTCATTCTCCCTGGCAGCAAAAGCACGGCAGCCGACCTGCGGTGGCTGCGGGAAAGCGGTCTGGCGGCGGCCACCACGCGCCTCGCCGGGCAGGGGCTGCCCGTGTTTGGCGTGTGCGGGGGGCTTCAGATGCTCGGCCAGACCCTGAGCGATCCCCTGGGTGTAGAGGGCGGCGCCTCTGTACCGGGCCTGGGCCTGCTGGACCTGCACACCGACTTCGCTCTTGACAAGACCACCCTGAACACAGACATCACCGACCCCGAAACGGGGTACGCCCTGAGCGGCTACGAGATTCACCACGGGCAGACTCGCAGCGGGCCGCAGGTGCAGGAATTAGTGCCTGGGCGGCTGTGGCGTCAGGGGAACGTGCGCGGCACCTACCTGCACGGCCTGCTGGAAAACCCGGCCTATCTGGAGCGCTTTCTCGGCTGGGCTGGGCTGCCCGCGCCGCGTGAACTCGACAGCCTTGACGCGCGCCTGGACGCCATCGCCGCTCAGGTCAAAGCCAGCATGGACTGGGATTTTGTGCGGGGGCTGCTGTGA
- a CDS encoding pyridoxal phosphate-dependent aminotransferase, with protein MTRLTQAPLPPLLPRAAHGGPGQVPFSGLDFSVNSNPFGPNPALLQAVRDADHAQYPDPTYFVVRAALAAWHGTTPTQVALSTGASDLLHRCVRALVPPGAAVLSLHAPFGELARAVALARSPLSVLDDLTRPWPADTALLYVGQPHNPTGRTLPASAWPLVLRRAEEQGTLIVVDEAYAPFTALDPPPAHPQVLRLLSPGKAHGLVGARPAYALASAALCARLDNLAPAWHLSAGTAALLERLPGASAFLDETLPQVQAGAAQLAGQLRALGEVEHHGTPFLTLRVGEAAAVTSQLWARGIKVRDCASYGLPDCIRVSTGRPEQNAALVAALRAVLAPAESSQALGGETHE; from the coding sequence GTGACCCGCCTGACCCAGGCCCCCCTACCGCCGCTGCTGCCCCGCGCGGCGCACGGTGGCCCCGGGCAGGTGCCGTTCAGCGGGCTGGATTTCAGCGTCAACAGCAATCCGTTTGGCCCCAATCCTGCCCTGCTCCAGGCGGTCAGGGACGCCGACCACGCCCAGTACCCCGACCCCACCTACTTTGTGGTGCGCGCGGCGCTGGCGGCCTGGCACGGCACCACGCCTACGCAGGTGGCCCTTAGCACCGGGGCCTCCGACCTGCTTCACCGCTGCGTGCGGGCGCTGGTCCCCCCAGGGGCGGCGGTGCTGAGCCTGCACGCGCCTTTCGGGGAGCTGGCGCGGGCGGTGGCGCTGGCGCGGTCCCCGCTGTCTGTGCTGGACGACCTGACCCGGCCGTGGCCAGCAGACACGGCGCTGCTCTATGTGGGGCAGCCGCACAATCCCACCGGGCGCACCCTGCCGGCTTCGGCCTGGCCTCTGGTGCTGCGCCGCGCCGAGGAGCAGGGCACGCTGATTGTGGTGGACGAAGCCTACGCCCCCTTCACGGCATTGGACCCCCCCCCCGCCCACCCACAGGTGCTCCGGCTGCTGTCCCCCGGCAAGGCGCATGGCCTAGTGGGCGCGCGGCCCGCCTACGCGCTGGCCAGTGCCGCCCTGTGTGCCCGGCTCGACAACCTGGCCCCGGCCTGGCACCTGAGCGCCGGAACAGCTGCCCTGCTGGAACGGCTGCCGGGCGCCTCGGCCTTTCTGGACGAGACTCTGCCGCAGGTGCAGGCGGGCGCCGCCCAGTTGGCGGGCCAGCTGCGGGCCCTCGGTGAGGTCGAGCATCACGGCACACCGTTTCTGACCCTCAGGGTAGGGGAGGCCGCGGCGGTCACCAGCCAGTTGTGGGCACGCGGCATCAAGGTTCGTGACTGCGCCAGCTACGGCCTGCCGGACTGCATCCGGGTCAGCACCGGCCGTCCCGAGCAGAACGCGGCGCTGGTGGCGGCGCTCAGGGCCGTGCTGGCCCCGGCAGAGTCCTCGCAAGCGCTGGGAGGGGAGACACATGAGTAA
- a CDS encoding CobD/CbiB family cobalamin biosynthesis protein — protein sequence MSRPALLLALALDALGEPPAALHPVVWMGRFLKRTRRTWTATTPRGQLEEGARSWLGGALLTGAVATLGTALPWPLQGVLLKPLLARKALFDAAQEVQRALQGGDLPEARRLLAWHLVSRETSGLTASEVAGACIESLAENLSDSVVAPLLAYRVGGLPLAAVYRYANTADAMWGYRTPDLEDAGKAAARADDLLNLLPARLTALCTLAAAGGRGWRVWAADRRAPLSPNAGHPMSAFAGALGLRLDKWDAVGQPLYVLNGAGRPPHHSDIAHALVLARGSLMLATAALLLWPAHQRRRPVTR from the coding sequence ATGAGCCGCCCCGCGCTGCTGCTGGCCCTGGCGCTTGACGCCCTGGGCGAGCCGCCCGCCGCGCTGCATCCGGTCGTCTGGATGGGCCGCTTTCTGAAGCGGACGCGCCGGACCTGGACGGCCACCACCCCACGGGGACAGCTGGAGGAAGGCGCACGGTCCTGGCTGGGCGGCGCGCTGCTGACCGGCGCAGTGGCGACGCTGGGGACGGCACTGCCCTGGCCACTGCAAGGGGTGCTCCTCAAGCCGCTGCTGGCGCGGAAGGCGCTGTTTGACGCAGCACAGGAGGTGCAGCGCGCCCTCCAGGGCGGCGACCTGCCCGAAGCCCGGCGACTGCTGGCGTGGCACCTTGTTAGCCGGGAAACCAGCGGCCTCACGGCCAGTGAGGTGGCGGGAGCCTGCATCGAAAGCCTGGCCGAGAACCTGTCGGACAGTGTGGTGGCCCCCCTGTTGGCCTACCGCGTAGGCGGCCTGCCCCTGGCAGCGGTGTACCGCTATGCCAACACCGCCGACGCCATGTGGGGCTACCGCACGCCCGACCTGGAAGACGCCGGCAAGGCGGCGGCGCGGGCCGACGATCTGCTGAACCTCCTGCCGGCACGTCTGACGGCCCTGTGTACCCTGGCGGCGGCTGGTGGGCGCGGCTGGCGCGTGTGGGCCGCCGACCGCCGCGCGCCCCTCAGTCCCAACGCCGGGCACCCCATGAGCGCTTTTGCCGGGGCGCTGGGCCTGCGCCTGGACAAATGGGATGCGGTGGGGCAACCGCTGTACGTGCTGAACGGGGCGGGTCGCCCTCCGCACCACAGCGATATTGCCCACGCCCTAGTGCTGGCGCGCGGCAGCCTGATGCTGGCCACGGCCGCGCTGCTGCTCTGGCCGGCGCACCAACGCAGGCGCCCGGTGACCCGGTGA
- a CDS encoding cobyrinate a,c-diamide synthase: MRRLVIAAPHSGSGKTTVTALLCLALRGRGLTVQPYKFGPDYLDPTHLSRAAGRQARNLDTFLLSQTRMKALFQRSAAGADFALIEGVMGLYDGRDPHSDEHSTADLASQLDAPVVLVIDAGGMARTVAALAAGLRDFRPGLRVAGVILNRVGGARHAELCEVALTQVGLPVLGHVSRDAHLELPARHLGLLSAEQAHWDEAAALSAVAHLRLDDLWEAAGVSPSGDEGHVSTPALTFPTSRVRIAYALDEAFHFYYPDALDELRLAGAELVPFSPLRDAGLPPGSSGLLLGGGYPEVHAAGLSANVAMRQSVRAFADAGFPVVAECGGLMYLAEHLETEGETWPMCGVVPYRTRMASSLTLGYRDAQVLQESPLCPAGAGVRGHEFHYSHLTHPPTHPAYQFAGRGGEEVTEGYARGNVLASYLHLHYAADPAMARRLVQRCAEAAR; the protein is encoded by the coding sequence ATGAGGCGGCTGGTGATTGCGGCGCCGCACTCCGGCAGTGGCAAAACCACCGTCACGGCGCTGCTGTGCCTGGCGCTGCGCGGACGTGGCCTCACGGTTCAGCCGTATAAATTTGGCCCCGACTACCTGGACCCGACCCACCTGAGCCGCGCGGCGGGACGGCAGGCACGCAACCTCGACACGTTTCTGCTGTCACAGACGCGCATGAAAGCCCTGTTCCAGCGGTCAGCGGCGGGGGCGGACTTTGCGCTGATCGAGGGCGTTATGGGCCTGTACGACGGCCGTGACCCGCACAGCGATGAACACAGCACGGCCGACCTGGCCAGTCAGCTGGACGCCCCAGTGGTGCTCGTGATTGACGCAGGCGGCATGGCGCGCACCGTGGCGGCCCTCGCGGCAGGCCTGCGCGACTTCCGGCCAGGGCTCCGGGTGGCGGGGGTCATCCTGAACCGGGTGGGCGGCGCCCGGCACGCCGAGCTGTGCGAGGTGGCCCTGACCCAGGTGGGGCTGCCGGTCCTGGGTCACGTCTCCCGCGACGCGCACCTGGAGTTGCCCGCACGCCACCTGGGCCTCCTGAGTGCCGAGCAAGCCCACTGGGATGAGGCCGCCGCCCTGAGCGCTGTAGCCCACCTGCGGCTGGACGACCTGTGGGAAGCGGCCGGTGTCAGCCCCAGCGGCGACGAGGGACATGTCAGCACGCCAGCCCTGACCTTTCCCACGTCGCGCGTTCGCATCGCCTACGCGCTGGACGAGGCCTTTCATTTTTACTACCCGGACGCGCTGGATGAACTGAGGCTGGCCGGCGCAGAACTGGTGCCGTTCAGCCCTCTGCGGGATGCTGGCCTGCCGCCGGGCAGCTCGGGGCTGCTGCTGGGCGGCGGCTACCCCGAAGTGCACGCCGCCGGGCTGAGTGCCAACGTCGCCATGCGGCAAAGTGTGCGCGCTTTTGCCGACGCTGGGTTCCCAGTCGTGGCGGAATGCGGCGGCCTGATGTACCTCGCCGAGCACCTGGAGACCGAGGGGGAGACGTGGCCGATGTGCGGGGTGGTGCCCTACCGCACCCGCATGGCGTCCTCGCTGACCCTGGGTTACCGTGACGCGCAGGTCCTGCAGGAGTCTCCGCTGTGCCCGGCCGGCGCGGGCGTGCGCGGCCACGAATTCCACTACTCGCACCTGACCCACCCGCCGACCCATCCCGCCTACCAGTTTGCTGGCCGGGGCGGCGAAGAGGTGACCGAGGGGTACGCGCGGGGCAACGTGCTCGCCAGTTACCTCCACCTGCATTACGCGGCGGACCCCGCCATGGCGCGGCGGTTGGTCCAGCGCTGCGCAGAGGCCGCGAGATGA
- the cobO gene encoding cob(I)yrinic acid a,c-diamide adenosyltransferase — translation MTGDSMPGESTQERRERAMRELTEQRDAYRKKEGVSKGRRGLIIVNTGKGKGKTTAALGLMMRAHGRGLRVKMFQFLKHDTAKFGEHRTLDALQLPYQGLGDGWTWRSRDLENSAELAAHGWTLAREAVLSGDYDLIVLDEFTYPLKYGWVEWAEVEAALRARDPRLHVVITGRGALPELIALADTVSEIQPVKHAYAAGIGGQLGIEY, via the coding sequence ATGACGGGCGATTCTATGCCCGGCGAGTCCACCCAGGAACGCCGCGAGCGGGCCATGCGCGAGCTGACCGAGCAGCGCGACGCCTACCGCAAGAAAGAGGGGGTGAGCAAGGGGCGGCGCGGCCTGATTATCGTGAACACCGGCAAGGGCAAGGGCAAGACCACCGCCGCGCTGGGCCTGATGATGCGGGCGCACGGCCGTGGCCTGCGCGTCAAGATGTTCCAGTTCCTGAAGCACGACACTGCAAAATTTGGAGAGCACCGCACGTTGGACGCGCTCCAGCTGCCCTATCAGGGGCTGGGCGACGGCTGGACCTGGCGGTCACGCGACCTCGAAAACAGCGCGGAGCTGGCGGCGCACGGCTGGACCCTCGCCAGGGAAGCGGTGCTGTCGGGCGACTACGACCTGATCGTTCTGGACGAGTTCACCTATCCCCTGAAATACGGCTGGGTGGAGTGGGCCGAGGTGGAAGCTGCGCTGCGGGCCCGCGACCCCCGGCTGCATGTGGTGATTACCGGCCGGGGCGCCTTGCCAGAGCTGATAGCCCTGGCCGATACGGTGAGCGAGATTCAGCCGGTCAAGCATGCTTACGCCGCAGGGATTGGCGGGCAACTGGGCATCGAGTACTGA
- a CDS encoding ABC transporter substrate-binding protein — MPHLRSPVPTPARWSLNLTAVLAAATLSGASATRYPLTVTDDLGRTVTLRAEPRRIISMLPSHTETLEAIGAADKLIAVDLYSNAPKALVDRLPKVGSAYQPNLEAIAALKPDLVLADESSGSRLTEKLAAAGLTVYGGTAQTYKEVFEKIATLGKLTNREVNATRLVTRMRSDLNGLQQLVIGRPKVSTYYEVDPSPYSVGPNSFIGVLISQAGGQTIVPARLGNFPKLDPELIVKSDPQVMVGLTLDEARRRPGWSSLRAVSSGQVFNPTPEERDALSRPGPNLVTALRSLIRWLHPEALK; from the coding sequence ATGCCCCACCTACGTTCCCCTGTCCCTACCCCTGCTCGCTGGAGCCTGAATCTAACGGCTGTGCTGGCCGCGGCAACCCTGTCGGGCGCGTCGGCCACCAGATATCCGCTAACGGTCACCGACGATCTGGGACGCACGGTCACCCTGCGCGCCGAGCCCCGGCGAATCATCTCGATGCTGCCCAGCCACACCGAGACCCTGGAGGCCATTGGGGCCGCCGACAAGCTGATTGCAGTGGACCTCTACAGCAACGCCCCCAAGGCGCTCGTTGACCGCTTGCCTAAGGTGGGCAGCGCCTATCAGCCCAACCTCGAAGCCATCGCGGCCCTGAAACCCGACCTCGTCCTGGCCGACGAATCCAGCGGCTCGCGCCTGACCGAGAAACTGGCGGCGGCGGGCCTGACGGTCTACGGCGGCACCGCCCAGACCTATAAGGAAGTCTTCGAGAAGATCGCCACTCTGGGCAAACTCACCAACCGCGAGGTCAACGCCACCCGCCTGGTCACCCGCATGCGCAGTGACCTGAATGGCCTGCAGCAACTGGTGATCGGCCGCCCCAAGGTCAGCACCTACTACGAGGTTGACCCCTCGCCCTATTCGGTGGGCCCCAACTCCTTTATTGGGGTGCTGATTAGCCAGGCGGGCGGCCAGACCATCGTGCCCGCGCGGCTGGGTAACTTTCCCAAACTGGACCCGGAACTGATTGTCAAAAGTGATCCGCAGGTCATGGTAGGCCTGACCCTCGACGAAGCCCGCCGGCGCCCCGGCTGGAGCAGCCTGCGCGCCGTGTCCTCTGGTCAGGTGTTTAACCCCACGCCCGAAGAGCGTGACGCCCTCAGCCGCCCCGGCCCGAACCTCGTCACCGCGCTGCGCAGCCTGATTCGCTGGCTGCACCCCGAGGCGCTGAAATGA
- a CDS encoding histidine phosphatase family protein — MTLRLHLVRHAPTARNREGRYPLAHDDAPLSAAGEALARSLKLRGAVNEGATVFASPRLRARQTAALAGFPHAAPAPELTEAQFGVMAGLTWAELEARHGSAPRTWIEALADPDSGSGPPGGETGRAFHARVRHWLDALPSSGEVLAFAHAGSLQAALRVTLGLNAVVTPPGTRVTLDRGEVDGGEAAWWLVALVPPEAP; from the coding sequence GTGACCCTGCGGCTGCATCTGGTGCGGCACGCGCCCACGGCCCGCAACCGCGAGGGCCGCTATCCACTGGCACACGATGACGCCCCCCTCTCCGCCGCCGGAGAGGCACTGGCGCGGTCTCTGAAGTTGCGCGGCGCTGTGAATGAGGGAGCGACCGTGTTCGCGTCCCCGCGCTTGCGGGCGCGGCAGACAGCGGCGCTGGCCGGCTTTCCTCACGCCGCCCCCGCTCCCGAGCTGACCGAAGCGCAGTTTGGGGTGATGGCTGGCCTGACCTGGGCTGAGCTGGAAGCCCGCCACGGGTCCGCGCCACGCACCTGGATAGAGGCCCTGGCCGACCCTGATTCGGGCAGCGGCCCACCGGGGGGCGAGACGGGGCGCGCCTTTCACGCGCGGGTGCGGCACTGGCTGGACGCCCTGCCCAGCAGCGGCGAGGTGTTGGCCTTTGCCCATGCGGGCAGCTTGCAAGCCGCTCTGCGAGTCACCCTGGGCCTGAACGCGGTGGTCACGCCGCCGGGCACGCGGGTCACCCTGGACCGGGGCGAGGTGGATGGCGGCGAGGCAGCGTGGTGGCTGGTCGCGCTGGTGCCGCCCGAAGCACCGTAA
- a CDS encoding adenosylcobinamide-GDP ribazoletransferase: protein MKRGFWLHRFWTQWRAAQLAITFLSVIPLPDPGNVGAQEFRRASAYYPLVGYLVGGAAALVLWLPLPLPANVQAALAVWAWLAVTGLMHFDGLVDSADALLAPRSPERRLEIMHDVHVGAFGLATGVLALLLLWSLLGAGLPAYAAVVAAVLGRAVMWGVMNAFPVAGSSRLGGQSRGGAGWVPLLLTVPVLLLPGGWQAALAAGAGGWLAARFAAGRLGGGLSGDIYGLVVVAAELGALGAYAWGRA, encoded by the coding sequence GTGAAGCGTGGGTTCTGGCTGCATAGGTTCTGGACACAGTGGCGGGCGGCTCAGCTGGCCATCACCTTTCTGTCGGTCATTCCTCTGCCCGACCCAGGGAACGTGGGCGCCCAGGAGTTCCGGCGGGCCAGCGCCTATTACCCGCTGGTGGGGTATCTGGTGGGGGGTGCCGCCGCCCTGGTGCTGTGGCTGCCCCTCCCGCTGCCGGCGAACGTGCAGGCGGCGCTGGCCGTCTGGGCCTGGCTGGCGGTCACTGGCCTGATGCACTTTGACGGCCTGGTGGACAGCGCCGACGCGCTGCTGGCGCCGCGTTCGCCGGAACGGCGCCTGGAAATCATGCACGACGTGCATGTCGGGGCGTTTGGGCTGGCCACGGGGGTACTGGCCCTGCTGCTGCTGTGGAGTCTGCTGGGTGCGGGTCTGCCCGCCTACGCCGCTGTGGTGGCGGCGGTGCTGGGCCGCGCGGTGATGTGGGGCGTCATGAACGCTTTCCCGGTGGCGGGCAGCAGTCGCCTGGGCGGGCAGTCGCGCGGCGGCGCAGGCTGGGTGCCGTTGCTGCTGACCGTGCCGGTGCTGCTGCTCCCCGGAGGCTGGCAGGCCGCGCTGGCAGCGGGCGCCGGTGGCTGGCTGGCGGCCCGGTTTGCGGCCGGGCGCCTGGGAGGTGGGCTGAGCGGCGACATCTACGGCCTGGTGGTGGTGGCCGCCGAACTGGGGGCGCTGGGGGCCTATGCCTGGGGCCGGGCGTGA